AACCATTTCGGCATAAGGTATAATGATTTCATATCCCTTACTTTTAAAGTAAGAGTATGTTTCATTTTTGCTTTTTGAAGATGTAGCTAAAACAAAATCGCCTCCCCAGGCTCCCAAAGATTTAATGCTTCCCCAATAGTCCGGAAAATAAAGTGTTTTAGCAGTCTTAAAATGCAATAACGCCGAAAGCAGTGCTTCATGATAATCCAACAAGCCTTCAAAATTGCGAAGCGATTGTGTTTTGGAAACTGCTATGGTAATGTTGTTGAATTCCTTGATTAAAGAATATTTGTCTGATTCGTTGTCGCGGTAATAATTGATAGCCTCTCTGGAGTTTTGCTTTTTTCCTGAATAAACAAAATACAACTGATCTGCGAATGGAGGTTGAAACTCAACCGGTTGAGTCCAAATTTCGTTCAACCGGTTTCGGTATAAAATGGGTTGATTGTGCAATGCACAGGCTATGTCATACCCTGAGCCGCCAAAAGTTGAAAACAAAAGTTGGTAAGGATCCGTTTTCGACCACAAAGCCAAATTAGCAATCAAAGTAGAACTGCTTCCCAAGCCCCAGTTTCGGGCAAATTCCAGTTCGGTTTTAATATGTACCGACACAGGTTGCATTAAGAAACCGGGTGATTGTTGTTTGATTTGTAAAAACAAATTTCTAAGAGTTTCAACAACGCTTTCCGCTCCTCCACTACTTGCGATAATATCAAATCCGGGAATAGAAAAAGCTGCCTTAAACCACAAATTTCCTTTTTCATCATAGCTTTCCCATTCTAACCGGCTGACGGTATCCGTATTCATAGAGGTAGTAACAGCCATTTTTTGACCGAAACGGGTTGGTACTGCCAAAGCAATTGCGCCATCTAAAACAAGGTACTCTCCTGTAAGCAACAGTTTTCCGTTTGAGCGAAAATTTTCGACTAACTTCTCTTTCATACAAATGGATATGCCGGAAGCAGTTAACAACTACGGAAAACAAAAAGGAAAGTAGCAAACAGACTTCTAAGCCAGGGACGTATGCCGGATAGATTCAAGAAATGATCGGACCGAAGCAAATGATACAGTTTTGTCTTTAAAATGTATCTCGGCAAGATTTCGTTCGTTTTCAGAAGCGTTGAAATGAGAAAGTATGTTGCCAAAGTGCATTTTCATGTGCCCTTTCTGAATTCCCGTAGTAACTAAAGATCGAATGGCAGCAAAGTTTTGAGCTAACCCTACAGATGCAATGATTTGCATCAGCTCTTCTGCAGTGGGGCTGCCTAAAAGTTCGAGAGATAATTTGGCAAGGGGGTGAATTTTTGTCAATCCTCCAATGGTGCCGAGTGCTAAAGGCACTTCTAATTTAAACCAAAGTTTACCATCTGTAATACCTGCCTCACTTAAAGAAACATATTTGCCGCTTCGTGCAGCATAGGCATGTCCACAGGCTTCAATAGCCCTAAAATCGTTGCCTGTAGCTATGACCACGGCATCAATACCGTTATAAATTCCTTTGTTATGTGTTGCAGCGCGATAAGTATCGTTTCTGGCAATATTGACAGCCCTCACAAATTTCTGTGCAAACTCATTAGATGGCATATTCCCAAAATTTCCCAACTCCGAAACATGACAGGAAACAGAACACCTGACAAGACATTCGGGAGTGTAATTGGACAAGATTGCCATAATAATCTGCAAGGAATGTTCCTCCATTGCAAATCTGGGATTTTGTTGTACTTCTTCAGAAAGAGTAAGTGCAAATGTCTCCAAAACGGAGTTGATAAAATTAGCGCCCATTGCATCGCAGGTTTCAAATCCCACTTTAATTTGGTAATAACCTTCTTCTATTTCAGGCAGATAGAGCAAATCTATACCAGAAACTCCTCCTCCCCTGCTTTCCATATTGGCGGTAATATGACGGACACTTTCCAGCAACCGGGGCTTAAACTCATCAAAAAATCCGACAAAGACTTCATGATCTCCCTTCCAGATAAAATGAACATGCCCTATTTTGGTTGTTGAAATAACCTCTGCTTTAAATCCTCCCCTTTCAGACCAGAATTTTGCTCCGCTGGATGCAGCAGCCACTACCGAACTTTCTTCAATAACCATCGGCACGCAATATAACTTGTCGTTTATCAGGAAATTGGGAGCAACTCCATAAGGCATATAAAAATTGCTGACCGTATTCTCACTGATTCCATCAAATAATTTCTGAGCTTCGACATTTGAATGCCAAAAACTGGCAAACTCACGAGCAACATCTAAAGGATTTGAAGTAAAAAAATGGCGAACCATCCATGCCAGCTTTTCTCTTTTGGAAAACTTTGAAAAGCCGTCAATCATTTTTTCCTTTGTTTTCATGGTATAGTTTCAGAATTATTTAACTGAATGTTGATAAAAAATTCGATTAATAAATTTGCAAAGTTATGACAAGGTAATGACTATTGCTATTTTGAAGCTGTTTTATGTTGCATATCGTATAAGTTTTAGTTCTACAAACGATTTTCAAAACAAAATAGAGATATTCAGTTCCGGTTATTTTTTTTAAGCAAGTTTAACATAGAATCGCTCGATTTTGTTTTAGTTTTTTAAAATATTGTTAAACAAAATGGCATTTTTTAAAACAAATTCATTTTCAATGATATAGCCGGATAAATCTTACCTTTATCCAACCAATTGATTTCTTAGTTTTACGGACATAGAATACCAAGATGCCATCCTGCTTCTTTGGGGTTGCAAAAATTTTAGGATTTTTACAGATTAAAAAACCTTTGAGAAGGAATGGATTCAGTGATTACAACTTTTTTAAAGACTAAAAGTGAAAATGAACAGTAACAGGAGCCATTTTCTAACTAAATATGCCCTTATTTTCATCATTCTTAGTGGAACTTTGTTGAAACAGGCAATATTAGCGCAACCATCAAAAGCATTAAAAAATTTATCCGATAAGGTAGTCGCCAGTTATCTTGGAACTACCGAACTCAATCATAGTATAGCGATAGGCATTATAGACGGGCCATACACTTATCAATTTTATTATGGTAATATTTCCGAATCAAACCTCAATCCGCCTGACAGCAGCAGTATTTTTTTACTTGGTTCATTAAGCAAGATTATTACAACATCAGTTATGGCTGCTATGGCAGAAGAACAAATTATTCAACCTTCTGACAGTATCACTAAATTTTTACCCGATTCCGTTTATTCGAATAATCCATTTTTATCTTCCATTACCTTTCAAAAGTTGGCCACCCATACTGCTTTACTGCCAAGAACACCCTATAACCTTCCTGCAACCCTGATTGAACCGGAAAATACCTATGGTAACTATCAAGTTTCTGACCTATACCTGTTTTTAAAAAACTACCGGCCTGTTTCCGGCATATTCAAGAAAAATAAGAGCAAAAAACTTTTTGTTTACTCACACACAGGAATCGGATTACTGGCACACCTATTGGAAAATGCTTCGGGTTTAAATTTCGATAAACTTATTCAACGTTATTTATCTCCCCCTTTACTGTCTAACCCTTTAACCAATACCGGCATCAGGTTAAGTTCAAACCAAAAAAATCGTCTGCTACCCGGTCATCTTTTCAGTGGAAAACAAGCTTTTTCAAACAGTTTTGCTTCTATGTATGGTTCTGAAGGAGTTTACAGCAGTTTACCCGATATGTTGACATTCGTTCGTGCTTGTATGAGCAAATCTGTATTTACTCCCGCTTTGCAACCATTATTCAATACACAAATGCCGGATGTAAAGGTGGGATGGGGTTGGTATGTTATTTTAAATGGTAAACGCCAACCGGTTATTTACACCCATAGCGGTAAAACTTCGGGATATAGTAATTATTTAGCTTTTGAAAAAGAAAGAGAGGTAGCAGTTGTCGTATTGTCAAATTCTGATAACCGGATTGATAAAATAGGCATTGATTTGTTAGATTTGTTGTTGCGTTAACAATCTGTTTTTGCGCTTTCATCTGCAAATTCAACAATATTTCCAATACAAGATGAACCTGTCAGAGTACATTCTGTTATGTTACACTTTGGATTACTTTT
This is a stretch of genomic DNA from Sphingobacteriales bacterium. It encodes these proteins:
- a CDS encoding GHMP kinase, producing the protein MKEKLVENFRSNGKLLLTGEYLVLDGAIALAVPTRFGQKMAVTTSMNTDTVSRLEWESYDEKGNLWFKAAFSIPGFDIIASSGGAESVVETLRNLFLQIKQQSPGFLMQPVSVHIKTELEFARNWGLGSSSTLIANLALWSKTDPYQLLFSTFGGSGYDIACALHNQPILYRNRLNEIWTQPVEFQPPFADQLYFVYSGKKQNSREAINYYRDNESDKYSLIKEFNNITIAVSKTQSLRNFEGLLDYHEALLSALLHFKTAKTLYFPDYWGSIKSLGAWGGDFVLATSSKSKNETYSYFKSKGYEIIIPYAEMVLGG
- a CDS encoding hydroxymethylglutaryl-CoA reductase, degradative yields the protein MKTKEKMIDGFSKFSKREKLAWMVRHFFTSNPLDVAREFASFWHSNVEAQKLFDGISENTVSNFYMPYGVAPNFLINDKLYCVPMVIEESSVVAAASSGAKFWSERGGFKAEVISTTKIGHVHFIWKGDHEVFVGFFDEFKPRLLESVRHITANMESRGGGVSGIDLLYLPEIEEGYYQIKVGFETCDAMGANFINSVLETFALTLSEEVQQNPRFAMEEHSLQIIMAILSNYTPECLVRCSVSCHVSELGNFGNMPSNEFAQKFVRAVNIARNDTYRAATHNKGIYNGIDAVVIATGNDFRAIEACGHAYAARSGKYVSLSEAGITDGKLWFKLEVPLALGTIGGLTKIHPLAKLSLELLGSPTAEELMQIIASVGLAQNFAAIRSLVTTGIQKGHMKMHFGNILSHFNASENERNLAEIHFKDKTVSFASVRSFLESIRHTSLA
- a CDS encoding beta-lactamase family protein; translation: MNSNRSHFLTKYALIFIILSGTLLKQAILAQPSKALKNLSDKVVASYLGTTELNHSIAIGIIDGPYTYQFYYGNISESNLNPPDSSSIFLLGSLSKIITTSVMAAMAEEQIIQPSDSITKFLPDSVYSNNPFLSSITFQKLATHTALLPRTPYNLPATLIEPENTYGNYQVSDLYLFLKNYRPVSGIFKKNKSKKLFVYSHTGIGLLAHLLENASGLNFDKLIQRYLSPPLLSNPLTNTGIRLSSNQKNRLLPGHLFSGKQAFSNSFASMYGSEGVYSSLPDMLTFVRACMSKSVFTPALQPLFNTQMPDVKVGWGWYVILNGKRQPVIYTHSGKTSGYSNYLAFEKEREVAVVVLSNSDNRIDKIGIDLLDLLLR